One genomic window of Octopus bimaculoides isolate UCB-OBI-ISO-001 chromosome 2, ASM119413v2, whole genome shotgun sequence includes the following:
- the LOC106869386 gene encoding rhodopsin, GQ-coupled isoform X1, with the protein MEALIDHLLETSSNENMTLEILNEKIFLMNQPTIVFIFLLYPIGILGNTAVIYIYLCCLRFSNLNLFISSLAFFDLICCMIGINFELIDLFLPVMHPSKVICKFQRLSVFFCCIGSSLMLLAIAVERYQKVCRPTNFQISTCQGRILTFVINFCSLAFSLPVIWAVKLDVPHFENKLNVSTCEFKSSLSWRLYFGAVFLGYSLDLIVNFVLYCLVWRTARRHFLRLDMPDESKTDKDKRKNIRKLHRINRTVISITALFALSFSPFCILSLLPKNVDSKNFKIEETIRRLLSRLWILNCTMNPVVYGFCNKEFRIQIKRILYGLVRKNISTTSSQIDCTEDDEK; encoded by the coding sequence ATGGAAGCACTCATTGACCATCTTCTAGAAACAAGTTCCAATGAAAATATGACTTTGGAAATTCTCAACgaaaaaatatttctcatgaaTCAACCAACAATTgttttcatctttcttctttaCCCGATTGGAATACTGGGTAACACCGCTgtgatttatatttatctttgttgCTTGCGTTTTTCGAACTTGAATTTATTCATCAGCAGTCTTGCATTCTTCGATTTGATATGTTGTATGATCGGCATCAATTTCGAGCTGATTGATTTATTCTTACCAGTTATGCATCCATCTAAAGTGATTTGTAAATttcaaagactttctgtattctttTGTTGCATTGGATCTTCATTAATGTTACTTGCCATCGCTGTTGAACGTTACCAGAAAGTTTGCCGTCCCACCAACTTTCAGATCTCTACATGCCAAGGAAGAATCCTGACATTTGTAATCAATTTTTGCTCACTTGCATTCTCTTTGCCAGTTATTTGGGCAGTAAAACTTGACGTACCGcattttgaaaataagttaaaCGTAAGTACTTGTGAATTTAAATCATCATTAAGTTGGAGACTCTATTTTGGTGCCGTTTTTCTTGGCTATTCGTTAGATCTCATCGTAAATTTCGTTCTATATTGTTTAGTCTGGCGTACTGCACGACGCCACTTTCTTCGTTTAGACATGCCTGACGAATCTAAAACGGATAAAGATAAacgaaaaaatatcagaaaacttCATCGGATAAATCGAACAGTAATTTCTATAACTGCATTGTTCGCACTTAGTTTCTCTCCTTTCTGTATTTTGTCTTTATTGCCAAAAAATGTGGACAGCAAGAATTTTAAAATCGAAGAAACGATCAGACGATTGCTTTCACGTTTGTGGATTCTTAATTGCACCATGAATCCAGTTGTCTATGGCTTCTGTAACAAAGAATTTCGAATTCAGATCAAACGCATACTTTATGGATTAGTGCGCAAGAACATATCTACAACCTCTAGTCAAATTGATTGCACTGAAGATGACGAAAAATAG